TTTTGCTCTCAGCATTAACGTGCTCTGAGTGTGGTATATGTGAGGCTTACGCTTGCCCTGTTGAAATATCTCCAATGCGTATCAACAAAATGCTGAAAAAACAGTTCAGAGAACAAGGGGCTAGATATGAAGGCGAACTGCGCGATATAGATCCTATGTTTCCTTACCGTATGGTCCCAACTAAACGTTTAATATCGCGCTTAGACCTTAACGCATTAAACAAAGATGCCCCAATGCAAGACATTGATTGGGATTTAGATCAAGTCTGCATTCCATTACAACAACATATAGGAAAAGCATCCAACCCCATCGTTTCTATTGGCGATAAAGTGAGTGTTGGACAATGCATTGCTACACCAGACGAAGACGCTTTAGGTGTCTCCATCCATTCCAGCATTTGTGGTGTAGTTCATAATATTTCCAGTACCGACATAACGATTACCAAGGAGTAACCCATGTATCACGCGATTGGATTAGTAGAAATGAGCAGCATAGCGAAAGGTATAGAAGCCACTGATGTGATGCTCACAAGTGCTAATGTTGAGTTGTTACTGGCTAAAACCATCTGCCCAGGTAAATACATTACTATGGTTGGAGGTGAAATTGGAGCAATACAGCAAGCCGTAGATAACGGTATTCATTGTGGAGGCCACCTTACTGTTGATAGCTTTGTTATCCCCAATGTCCACGCTTCTATTCTGCCAGCGTTGAGTGGCGTAAATGAAATCGAACAAAAAAATC
The DNA window shown above is from Vibrio algarum and carries:
- a CDS encoding BMC domain-containing protein, translating into MYHAIGLVEMSSIAKGIEATDVMLTSANVELLLAKTICPGKYITMVGGEIGAIQQAVDNGIHCGGHLTVDSFVIPNVHASILPALSGVNEIEQKNQSVSLKPTVLALA